A section of the Canis lupus baileyi chromosome 5, mCanLup2.hap1, whole genome shotgun sequence genome encodes:
- the C1QL3 gene encoding complement C1q-like protein 3 yields MVLLLVILIPVLVSSAGTSAHYEMLGTCRMVCDPYGGTKAPSTAATPDRGLMQSLPTFIQGPKGEAGRPGKAGPRGPPGEPGPPGPVGPPGEKGEPGRQGLPGPPGAPGLNAAGAISAATYSTVPKIAFYAGLKRQHEGYEVLKFDDVVTNLGNHYDPTTGKFTCSIPGIYFFTYHVLMRGGDGTSMWADLCKNNQVRASAIAQDADQNYDYASNSVVLHLEPGDEVYIKLDGGKAHGGNNNKYSTFSGFIIYAD; encoded by the exons atggtgctgctgctggtcaTCCTCATCCCGGTGCTGGTGAGCTCGGCCGGCACGTCGGCGCACTACGAGATGCTGGGCACCTGCCGCATGGTCTGCGACCCCTACGGGGGCACCAAGGCGCCCAGCACCGCCGCCACGCCCGACCGCGGCCTCATGCAGTCCCTGCCCACCTTCATCCAGGGCCCCAAGGGCGAGGCCGGCAGGCCGGGGAAGGCGGGCCCGCGGGGGCCCCCCGGGGAGCCCGGGCCGCCGGGTCCCGTGGGCCCTCCGGGCGAGAAGGGCGAGCCCGGCCGCCAAGGCCTGCCGGGCCCGCCCGGGGCGCCGGGCCTGAACGCGGCCGGGGCGATCAGTGCCGCCACCTACAGCACCGTGCCCAAGATCGCCTTCTACGCCGGCCTCAAGCGGCAGCACGAAGGCTACGAGGTGCTCAAGTTCGACGACGTGGTCACCAACCTCGGCAACCACTACGACCCCACCACGGGCAAGTTCACCTGCTCTATCCCGGGCATCTACTTCTTCACCTACCACGTCCTGATGCGCGGAGGGGACGGCACCAGCATGTGGGCTGATCTCTGCAAGAACAACCAG GTGCGTGCCAGTGCCATCGCTCAAGATGCTGATCAGAATTACGACTATGCCAGTAACAGTGTGGTTCTTCACCTGGAGCCGGGAGATGAAGTCTACATCAAATTAGATGGTGGGAAAGCCCACGGAGGGAATAACAACAAATACAGCACATTTTCTGGATTTATTATTTACGCTGACTGA